One Deinococcus aerolatus genomic window carries:
- a CDS encoding NPCBM/NEW2 domain-containing protein → MLEAKTIKHTSISKGNSMSHSTRSALSLTALALTLTLAACSQQNAAPQLPAEQQPQADQRDGSQFIYDGTDHSWVSSDNGLTDLKSQDLKAGNNALSNEPWTAATSGWGPIERNMSNGEKGSKDGGKLLIQGKGYDSGFGVHSNSSMTFNLEGKCSRFTSDVGMDDEVGSRGSVIFQVYADGKKLFDSGKMTGADKAKTVNVDVLGRKELKLVVINAGDNIDYDHANWGGPVLVDCNVSSKPTPPAAAPSPTPPPSNNVKYSGPLVITKGGTYRGNWESLDPRVPAVYIKTSEPVVIEGSNMRGRGELIRGWFVNLTVRNSNGYGMNPNVAGRPAGRFIAVEEVRSLRVENNYMEGTTGIYVNEFDGKGAGQTIKILRNKAKNIDGRRSDGKGGYNGERYRVQFAQLAKVRSVPGIEIAWNEVINEPGKSSLEENINLYSTSGTSSSRIQIHDNYIQGAFAVDLSDSSYSGGGIMLGDGPERNMNEAGGYVDVYNNQIVSTSNQGIGIAGGHNHRVFNNRVLSSGRLPTGEVNQSQNVGIYVWDIHKGKLINTWFNNTVYNNVIGWTRVNSNNSTWLNNTWLPDCTSTCYNNKSWSGAVTLDTEKQEYQLWQSKFRAAGMSVGSN, encoded by the coding sequence GTGCTTGAAGCTAAAACGATCAAGCACACGTCCATCTCAAAAGGAAATTCCATGTCCCACTCCACCCGTTCCGCCCTGTCCCTCACCGCCCTGGCCCTCACTCTGACCCTGGCTGCCTGCTCTCAGCAGAATGCGGCGCCACAGCTGCCTGCGGAGCAGCAGCCCCAGGCAGATCAACGGGACGGCAGTCAGTTCATCTACGACGGCACGGACCATTCATGGGTTTCCTCTGACAATGGGCTGACAGATTTGAAGTCGCAGGATCTCAAGGCCGGTAACAACGCACTGAGCAACGAGCCCTGGACGGCTGCCACCAGTGGCTGGGGCCCCATTGAGCGCAACATGAGCAATGGCGAGAAGGGCTCTAAGGACGGAGGCAAACTGCTGATTCAGGGCAAGGGGTACGACAGCGGTTTTGGCGTGCATTCCAACTCCTCGATGACCTTTAATCTTGAGGGCAAGTGCAGCCGGTTTACGAGCGACGTGGGCATGGACGACGAGGTAGGCAGCCGGGGCAGCGTGATATTCCAGGTCTACGCCGACGGTAAGAAGCTATTTGACAGTGGCAAGATGACCGGTGCTGACAAGGCCAAGACGGTCAATGTAGACGTCTTGGGACGCAAGGAACTGAAGCTGGTGGTTATTAATGCGGGCGATAACATTGACTACGATCATGCCAACTGGGGCGGGCCTGTTCTAGTAGACTGCAATGTTTCCAGCAAGCCCACGCCTCCTGCCGCTGCGCCCTCTCCCACGCCTCCACCTTCCAACAATGTCAAGTACAGCGGGCCACTGGTCATCACAAAGGGCGGCACCTACCGCGGCAACTGGGAGAGCCTAGACCCTAGGGTCCCTGCGGTATATATCAAGACGAGCGAGCCTGTCGTGATCGAGGGGTCCAACATGCGCGGACGCGGCGAGCTGATCCGTGGCTGGTTTGTCAACCTGACGGTCCGCAATTCCAATGGCTATGGGATGAATCCCAATGTTGCGGGCAGACCGGCTGGACGTTTTATCGCCGTTGAAGAAGTTCGCAGTCTTCGTGTGGAAAACAACTACATGGAGGGAACCACAGGGATCTACGTCAACGAGTTCGACGGAAAGGGTGCAGGACAGACGATCAAAATCCTGCGCAATAAAGCCAAGAACATTGATGGACGCCGCAGCGACGGTAAGGGCGGCTACAATGGAGAGCGCTACCGCGTCCAGTTCGCTCAGCTCGCCAAAGTTCGCAGCGTGCCAGGTATAGAAATTGCCTGGAACGAAGTGATCAACGAGCCGGGCAAGAGCTCACTTGAAGAGAACATCAACCTGTACTCCACCAGCGGAACCTCCAGCAGCCGAATTCAAATTCATGACAACTACATTCAGGGTGCTTTCGCTGTTGATTTGTCCGACAGTTCGTATTCCGGCGGCGGCATCATGCTGGGCGACGGCCCTGAGCGCAACATGAACGAGGCCGGTGGCTACGTCGACGTTTACAACAACCAGATCGTCAGCACCTCCAACCAGGGCATCGGTATTGCCGGTGGTCATAACCATAGGGTCTTCAACAATCGTGTCCTGTCAAGTGGCCGACTGCCCACCGGAGAGGTCAACCAGTCGCAGAACGTCGGCATCTATGTCTGGGACATCCACAAAGGCAAACTCATCAACACTTGGTTCAACAACACGGTTTACAACAACGTAATCGGCTGGACACGTGTCAACAGCAACAACAGCACGTGGCTGAACAACACCTGGCTGCCCGACTGCACCAGCACCTGCTACAACAACAAAAGCTGGTCCGGCGCCGTCACACTGGACACCGAGAAGCAGGAGTACCAGTTGTGGCAGAGCAAGTTCCGCGCGGCTGGCATGAGCGTGGGCTCGAACTGA